The following is a genomic window from Streptomyces chrestomyceticus JCM 4735.
ACAGTTCGGCCGGCCCATCGGCTCCTTCCAGGCCGTCCAGCACCGGCTCGCCGACCTCTACGTACAGGTGCAGGCCGCCCGGTCCGCGGCCTGCTACGCGGCCTGGGCGGTGGGCGGAGCGGCGGAGGGCGCCGAGCCCGGCGCCCCGGCCTCGCGCTCGCACACGCCTTGGAGACGCTGCGCGCGGTGGCCGGGGAGGCCATCCAGTTGCACGGCGGCATCGGCTTCACCTGGGAGCACGAGGCCCACCTCTTCTTCAAGCGCGCGGCCTGCGACGAGCTGCTGTTCGGGCCCGTACACCGGCTGCGGGCGCACGCCGCCGAGACGGCGGGAGTGTTCGGGGGCGACGGAATACGGGCAGAGGTGTCGGTGTGAAGGCGTACGGCAGGCGGCTGGTGCAGAAGGTGTCCGCGACGCCCGGCTTCGCGCGGGTGGCGCCGTATGTCGTCCCGGCCCTGGACCGTACGGTGCACCGCCTCACCGGGGGCAAGCTGCTGCTGAGCGCGCGGATGCTGTCCGGGGCGGTCCTGACGGCGACGGGCGCCCGGACCGGCCTGCCGCGGCGGACGCCGCTGGCGTGCCTGCCGGAGGGGGACGGGACGTGGCTGCTGATCGGCAGCAACTTCGGCCGCCCTGGGCACCCGGCCTGGTCGGCCAACCTGCTGAAGCACCCGGAGGCCGAGATCAGTTGGCGCGGCCGGGACATCCCCGTACGGGCCCGGCTGCTGACCGGTACGGAGCGGGCGCGGGCGTGGGCGGCGGCGGTCCGGTTCTGGCCGCCGTACGCCGCGTACCAGGAGCGGGCCGGCCGGGAGATCCGGCTCTTCCGGCTGGAGCCGCGCTGACCGTACGGGCGCAGGGGCGTCCGGCCGGATGCTGCCCGGAGACGCGCACAGCGGGTGCCGGCCGGCCCCGAGGGGCGGACAACACCCGCTGTGACGTACAGCTATGGCAGGACGAGGGTGAACGAGGACCGTTCCGTGGGCTGTTTCGTGAGGTATTCCCGAGCGGTGTCGTGGTGCGGAACGTGAACGGGTGCAGGGGGTGATACACGGGGCGAAATGCGGCGTAGGCCGTGCCCCGTGAAATGCGTCCCGGGTTATTTGGTGGGCTTTTTCCCGGTGACGCCCAGGTGCACCAGGAGCGCCAGGTTCGGCTTCAGTTCCTGCTGTTTGACACCCCAGCTCGTGAAACCCTTCTGATGGGCGGCGACCGCCGCCAGCATGGCGACGAGCGAACCGGCCATCGCGGCCGCGCTGACGTCCTTGTCCACCTTGCCCTTGGACTGGAGCTCCTTGATGGAGTCCGTAAGGGAGTTGGTGACCGCATTCAGGATCTTCATGCGGATCTTGTAGAACCGTTTGTCGCCCTCGGCGGCACCGAGGTCGACGACGCGCAGGATCGCGTCGTTCCGGCGCCAGAAGGAGAGGAATCCCTCGACGAGTTCCTCGGCCGCCTGCCGGCCGGACCGGCCCACCCAGGAGCGCCCGGCCACCAGGTCGGTAAGGCTCGCGCCCTCTTTGGCCATCTCCTCGGCGATTTCCAGTACCGCGCCCTCGACATCGGGGAAGTACTGGTAGAACGTCGCGGGCGAAGTGCCCGCTTTGCGGGCCACATCGATGACCTTGACGTCTCGGTACGGGGACGAACTGAGCATGTCGCTGAGGCAGTCGAGCAGCTTCTGCCGGGTCGCCTGTCCACGGCGCCCGGCGACTCTGCCGTCGACGGTCCGAACTTGTCCTGTCATGCCGTCAGCTTACCGAGGGGTGATCGGAGCGCGATTTGGCTGCCTGCAAATGGGGATGCGGGAGTTCGGCCGTATCGGTCCCGGCCGGTCCCGTGCGCCGGGCGGCCGGGGCGGTCCGGAGCGGGCCCGGAGGGCGGCTTGACCCGAACAAGTGAATCGTATTGTCAACAGGCTGTGGACAACTTTTCCGGACGGGCGGACAGGGTTCCGGCGGGGTGTGCGGTCACGCCGTACGGCATTGTGGCCGCGGAACGGATCATTACCGGAACACGGCACGGCCCCTTACCGGCCGAAGGGGAATGTCCGGTAAGCAGCGTGATCGCGGAGAATTGGCAGAATGTTCGATTACTCTCCGGGCGGGACGCAAGATCCAGGGCTACTTTGGCCCCATGACTGCATTCGCGGCGGGCGTCCCGTGCTGGGCCGACGTCATGCTGCCCGACCTGGAAGCGGGCAAGAGATTCTACGGAGAGCTGTTCGGCTGGACGTTCTCCGGCGGCGCTCCCGAGTTCGGCGGTTACACCGAGGCGTACAAGGATGGCAGGGCCGCCGCCGGCCTGATGCCCAAGCAGGACGGCCGGATGCCCACCGCGTGGAACGTGTACTTCGCGACCCCGGACGCCGCCCGTACCAGCGCGCAGATCCTGCGGGCGGGCGGCCACATCATCACGGAGGCCGTGCCCGTCGGTGACTTGGGCACCATGCTGGTCGCGGCCGACCCGACCGGCGCGGTCTTCAGCATCTGGCAGGCCGGCACCCACCAGGGCTTCGGCGTGCAGCGCGAGTCCGGCGCGTACGTCTGGACGAGTCTGAGCACCCGCGACCCGGAGCGGGCCGACGCCTTCTACGAGGAGGTCTTCGGCTTCGAGAGCGTGGCCGACAGCCCGGCGGCCGACGAGCGCTTCCGGCCCTGGCGGCCGGCCGGCCAGGACCGCGAGGTCGGCGGCCGCATCCTCATGGACGAGCACGCGCCCGCCGCGATGCCGCCGCACTTCACCGTCTGCTTCCTCGTCCCCGAGATGGACGACGCCGTACGGACCACCACCCGGCTCGGCGGCCGGGTCACGGTCGAGCCGGTCGGCACGCCGGGCGGTCCGTTCGCGGTGCTCACCGACGACCAGGGCGCGGGGTTCGGCGTCATGGCGGCGAAGTAGGCCCCGCGGACCACAATTGGGGCCGGTGACAGCTCCCGCTGTCGGGCCGCGGACGGCGCGGCCCGGCAGCGGGTCTGTGCGGGGGTGCGTGCGGGGGTATGCGCGCAGGCCCGTGCGGGGAGCCTGTGGGGGCGGCGCGGCGACCTTGGGTACGGCACAGTGGGTACGGCCGCGCGCGGGGAGAGAACGGGGACGGGACGGCATGACCAGTACGGACAGCGGACCGGACGGACGGCTTCCGGTCCTTGCGGGGCGGGGTGCGGGGGCGCCCCGGCGCGGGGCGGGGCACGGAGGACTGCTGGACATATCGGTGTCCGGCGGAGGTACCCGGGCATTCCCGGACCGATGGCAGGCCCGGCGCCGGTTTCGGACGGAGTGACGGCGCGGCGACGGCATGCTCCGGCGCGATCCGGTCGTACGGTGTTCGACAGCTCGTCGGCGGTCCCCGGTGGCCCGCGGCGGCGACCGGGCCCGTCCGTACGGACCTCCGTCCGCGCGGGCCCGTCACGGCATGTGACGGTACCGGTGCGCACCGCAGGAGCCCGCCGGGACACGACGGGAGCGGCCCCGGGTTCGCAACCGGGGGCCCGGCCAGGAAGAATCAGTACGCGTACGGCCGAACAGGCCAGGCGGTGAGACGCTGCACGGGGCAGTGGCTCTCGGCGGCCACTGGCTTTTGAGAGTCTCTTTTACGCCCCACGGGGAGGTGGCAGGCAAGTGGTGGAGCAGCTCACACAGCTCACGCAGCACGATCCCCGGCGGATCGGCCCGTTCGAGGTGCTCGGCCGTCTCGGGGCCGGCGGCATGGGGCTGGTCTACCTCGCACGCTCGGCGTCCGGGCGGCGGGTGGCGATCAAGACGGTGCGTACGGAGCTCGCCGAGGACCAGCTTTTCCGGGTCCGCTTCACCCGTGAGGTGGAGGCGGCCCGCGCGGTCAGCGGCTTCTACACCGCCGCGGTGGTGGACGCCGACCCCCGGGCCGCGGTGCCGTGGCTGGCCACCGCCTACGTGCCCGCGCCCTCCCTGGAGGAAATAGTCAATGAGTGCGGGCCGCTCCCGGCCCAGGCGGTGCGCTGGCTCGCGGCCGGCATCGCCGAGGCGCTGCAGTCCATCCACGGCGCGGGCCTGGTCCACCGGGACCTGAAGCCGTCCAACGTGCTGGTCGTCGAGGACGGCCCGCGCGTCATCGACTTCGGCATCGCCAGCGGTGTCTCCAACACCCGCCTGACCATGACGAACGTGGCCGTCGGCACGCCCGCGTACATGTCGCCCGAGCAGGCCCGTGACTCCCGTAGCGTCACCGGCGCCAGCGATGTCTTCTCGCTCGGCTCCACCCTGGTCTTCGCCGCCACCGGACACGCCCCCTTCCACGGCGCCAACCCGGTCGAGACGGTCTTCATGCTGCTGCGCGAGGGCCCGGACCTGGCCGGGCTGCCGGACGAACTGCGGCCGCTGATCGAGTCCTGCATGCAGATGGAGGCGCCCGGCCGCCCCACCCCCGCCGACCTCCAGTCCCAGCTCGCACCGCACCTGTTCGGCTCCGGCAGCGACGACAGCGGCACCGCCTCCGCCTGGCTGCCGGACGGCGCCGTCGCCCTCATCGAGGGGCGGCGCGGCGGGCGCCAGACCACACCGGCGGCCGCCGGGCGCGGGGGCACCGGACAGCCCCGCGCCGCGCGGCAGCCCGTACCGCACTCGCCGCCGCCCGCCCAGCCGTCGCCACCGCGCCCGCGCAACGCCCCGGCAGTCGCCGCCGCGCAGGCCGGGGGCGCGATGGGGGCGCCCGCGGCGGAGCCCGGCTGGGCCGGAGCCGCCGGGGTGGGCCCCGGCGCACGCCGGGCCGCCGACCCGCGCGGCGCCGCGCAGCCGCCGCAGTCC
Proteins encoded in this region:
- a CDS encoding nitroreductase family deazaflavin-dependent oxidoreductase, whose product is MKAYGRRLVQKVSATPGFARVAPYVVPALDRTVHRLTGGKLLLSARMLSGAVLTATGARTGLPRRTPLACLPEGDGTWLLIGSNFGRPGHPAWSANLLKHPEAEISWRGRDIPVRARLLTGTERARAWAAAVRFWPPYAAYQERAGREIRLFRLEPR
- a CDS encoding TetR family transcriptional regulator yields the protein MTGQVRTVDGRVAGRRGQATRQKLLDCLSDMLSSSPYRDVKVIDVARKAGTSPATFYQYFPDVEGAVLEIAEEMAKEGASLTDLVAGRSWVGRSGRQAAEELVEGFLSFWRRNDAILRVVDLGAAEGDKRFYKIRMKILNAVTNSLTDSIKELQSKGKVDKDVSAAAMAGSLVAMLAAVAAHQKGFTSWGVKQQELKPNLALLVHLGVTGKKPTK
- a CDS encoding VOC family protein, whose amino-acid sequence is MTAFAAGVPCWADVMLPDLEAGKRFYGELFGWTFSGGAPEFGGYTEAYKDGRAAAGLMPKQDGRMPTAWNVYFATPDAARTSAQILRAGGHIITEAVPVGDLGTMLVAADPTGAVFSIWQAGTHQGFGVQRESGAYVWTSLSTRDPERADAFYEEVFGFESVADSPAADERFRPWRPAGQDREVGGRILMDEHAPAAMPPHFTVCFLVPEMDDAVRTTTRLGGRVTVEPVGTPGGPFAVLTDDQGAGFGVMAAK